TTTCGAGCGGGGAACCGGTCTTTATCTTTTCCGTGTACTCGCGGTAGCGGCGATTCCAGGTCTGTGTATCGACCTCGACCTTGCGCTGGCGCAAAATCCGGTAGATTTTGTCGACCATATCCTTGCCGATCACCCGGCGCAGACCTACCTGCTCCACGTTTTCGGTGGGGATCATTATCGTCATCTTTTCGGCACCGAGAATTCGCAGCATGTAAAATTTGCGCTCGGTACCGGAGATTACCCGCATCTGGATGTCATCAATAACCGCCACGCCGTGAGCGGGATAAACAACCTTTTCGCCTTTTTTGAATGAGAGGTGAGAGTCTTTCACGCTGAATACTGAGGCACTCTTCACAGGCGTTCGATTTCAGTCCGGTTAATGACCTCCCCGGTTCATTACCTTTCTGATGATGCCTGGATTGCATATTGATTATGACACACTCTCACGGCTTTTGTAACCCTGAATGCGAAATAGCGTGGAAAGTGCAACCCGGGAAAACAATGTTTGGAAATATCGCGTATCTTGAGAGTATATTTGGCTAGTTGTGACAGCTATAAGCGAAGTTCCATCACGATCGCATCTTCTCCGGGACCGTAGTAATG
The genomic region above belongs to Candidatus Binataceae bacterium and contains:
- a CDS encoding CarD family transcriptional regulator, whose translation is MKDSHLSFKKGEKVVYPAHGVAVIDDIQMRVISGTERKFYMLRILGAEKMTIMIPTENVEQVGLRRVIGKDMVDKIYRILRQRKVEVDTQTWNRRYREYTEKIKTGSPLEIAKVLRDLLVLKGDKELSFGERKMLDTARSLLVKELSIAKSHPEEKIMEELKTIFAN